One Nitrospina watsonii DNA segment encodes these proteins:
- the moeB gene encoding molybdopterin-synthase adenylyltransferase MoeB, with the protein MSLTQDQISRYSRHLLLPEVGVEGQEKICNSKVLCIGTGGLGSPVSLYLAAAGVGTLGLIDFDVVDQSNLQRQIAHGESTVGVLKTESAKRRINDINSDVNVVLYNERLTSENALTIFKDWDVIVDGTDNFPTRYLANDACVLLGKPYVYGCILRFEGQVSVFGAGDGPCYRCLYPEPPPPGLVPSCAEGGVLGVLCGIIGCLQTNETLKIILGQGDTMSGRLLIFDSLATKFREMKLRRDKNCPICGDTPTIKELIDYEQFCGILPPQDDPADRDMEIEPETVKQMLDAGKNFRFIDVRGEGERQICRIDAATLIPLDVIEERNVEKLNGLQKSDEIVIHCKSGVRSLKAAKALKDMGFDNVKSMRGGILEWSEKIDSTVPQY; encoded by the coding sequence ATGAGTTTGACGCAAGACCAGATCAGTCGTTACAGCCGCCATTTGCTGTTGCCCGAAGTGGGTGTGGAAGGCCAGGAGAAAATCTGCAATTCGAAAGTGCTGTGCATCGGCACCGGCGGATTGGGGTCTCCGGTTTCTCTGTATCTCGCTGCGGCGGGCGTCGGCACCTTGGGGCTGATCGACTTCGACGTTGTGGACCAAAGCAACCTGCAACGCCAGATCGCGCACGGCGAATCCACCGTGGGCGTGCTCAAAACCGAATCCGCGAAAAGGCGGATCAACGACATCAATTCCGACGTGAACGTCGTGTTGTATAACGAGCGCCTGACCTCGGAAAACGCTCTCACTATTTTCAAGGACTGGGACGTCATCGTCGATGGCACCGACAACTTCCCGACCCGCTACCTGGCGAACGACGCCTGCGTGTTGCTGGGCAAACCGTACGTGTACGGCTGCATCCTGCGCTTCGAAGGCCAGGTTTCGGTGTTCGGCGCGGGCGACGGCCCCTGTTACCGCTGCCTGTATCCGGAACCGCCGCCTCCCGGCCTCGTGCCCAGTTGCGCCGAAGGCGGGGTGCTGGGCGTGTTGTGCGGCATCATCGGTTGCCTGCAAACCAACGAAACGCTGAAGATCATCCTCGGACAGGGCGACACGATGAGCGGCCGCCTGCTGATCTTCGATTCGCTGGCCACGAAATTCCGGGAAATGAAACTGCGCCGCGACAAAAACTGCCCGATCTGCGGCGACACCCCCACCATCAAGGAACTGATCGATTATGAACAGTTCTGCGGGATTTTGCCGCCGCAGGACGACCCTGCCGACCGGGACATGGAAATCGAACCGGAAACCGTCAAGCAGATGCTCGACGCCGGCAAGAATTTTCGTTTCATCGACGTGCGCGGCGAAGGCGAACGGCAGATCTGCCGCATCGATGCGGCCACGCTGATTCCGCTCGATGTGATCGAAGAACGGAATGTAGAGAAGTTGAACGGCCTGCAGAAATCCGATGAAATCGTGATCCATTGCAAGAGCGGCGTGCGCAGCCTGAAGGCGGCGAAAGCCCTCAAAGACATGGGGTTCGACAACGTGAAAAGCATGCGCGGCGGTATTTTGGAGTGGTCCGAAAAAATCGATTCCACGGTGCCGCAGTATTAA